The nucleotide sequence GAACGGTGCTTGGCGCCGGCGGCACCATCATGGGAGTCATTGTCCTACACCTCCACCAACTGTGGCTAGTCGTGCAGCGGTAGCAAAATGCAAGGGAGAGCGTAACCATCTAGAAGAGCAGACTGTGTAGTTGTTATGTGGACTGCCATGAAAGAGCGTACATAACAGACCAATGTTGCATTCATTTGGATCATCTCTAATCTCTAAATAATCACCTGTGGGCCTGGTACAAAATTCTATATGATGATATATGTATTCTAGGATCTTTAACTTCATGTTTACACCGAAAAAGTGAGCTTAGGTAATCTCTATCAACGACATGCATTTGTCTTGTTTCTCATTTCTTGAATTAACAGCCTTACGTTGTTGTAAGAAGAACCTTCCTCGTCGAAAGCCCTCCTTGCCATAATGGCGCACTCTTCTGCTCTCATTCTCAACTCCTCTGTAGCCTCCCCTTCACCCATCAGGGTGTTCACTGCTGTCTCCACAGCATCTCTGGTAACCATAACCTCTTGTTGTTCACTTCCCCACTGTGGAACTCCTTGCACTCCAACCTCTACCCCAAGTTTCAGCACATCCACCACCAGCTTCTCATTCAAAAACTGCTCTGCAAAGTGTGGCCATGTGATCATGGGCACACCTGCACAGATGCCCTCTATTGTTGAGTTCCACCCACAGTGCGTAACAAATCCTCCAATGGCTTGGTGCCACAGGATCATCACCTGTGGCGCCCAGCCTCTTATGATCATGCCTCTGTCTTTGACGCGCTCCTCGAACCCATCTGCGAGCCATTCCTCGACTTCTGGAAACTTAGGTCCTGCTTTGATCACCCAAATAAACGGTTTCTTAGAGGCTTCGAGTCCCATTCCCAGCTCAACAAGTTGTTGAGGCGTGGTGCAAGCGAGGCTGCCAAAGCTTACAAAGATCACTGAGCCTGGCTTCCTTGAATCAAGCCATTGCAAGCACTGTGCCTCGTCCATTGACGCCTTGTTACCCCTAGCGGCCATTGTGTTGCTGCTTCGGTGGCAGAGGCACATTGGCCCGACTGTCCAGACCTTCTTCCTTGTTATCTGCTCAAAGGATTCAATGTACAATGCCTCGAGCTCTTTGAAGCTATTAGTGATCTCACCATCGCATCTCAGCTCCTCCTCAAACATCTTCTCATGGATTTGCTCCATACCCGGAACAGAAAGGGTTCCTGGCAACTTAGCCTTCATCAACTCTAGCGGTGTAGGAAACCCCGGGATCGTGATGAGCTCATTATCATCTGTGACATGCTCCAGTACATTCTTGTGAATAATGATGTACCTGCAAGATGGTCTTAGTTGTTTAAAATACGTTGAAGTGCAGACATCTTTGACACATCAAGCAGCTGTGACTGGCGTAACAAACATCTGATGAAAATGCTTATTCTCTATACTTATGCAGTTTGAATTACATGTTTCATCACGTAAGGTAGTACACACGTCGATTTTATTATCTTGTGTAGTCTACTATATATGTATGCTTTCTTCTTTTCTGGAAGGAATTTACAGTAATCTGTCCTGTAAGTAAAATACTTAATCATAGCAGCAAAAATATGTCCAGTACTCACAAGGTTTGCCTCTTTATGTTTGTACCTGACAAGGGACGAGAAGCCACAAAAGCCACTAAAGGTGAGCCTCGGGATGCCAAGCTCCCTTGCAATGTCGCCGGTCCACCAGTGCATCATGTCAGATATGATGCAGCTAGGAGGCGAGCGCTGCTGCTCACGGAGGTATGCCATGAGCGGCTCCTGAAGCGCGGCACAGGTCTCCATGAAGTTCAGGAACAAATTCTTTGATTGGATCATGTCGAGGTTCTCGCACCCGTCTGGTAGGCCGAACTCCGCTGTCGGGAAGTGGAGCTCCACGAGCTGAACCGCCAGGCCCGCCGCCTTCACGTCAGCGGTGAAGCCCTCCAACCTAGCGGCGTTGACGGGCGTGGTGATGAAGCTGACCTGCATGCCATGCTCTGCCAGCAGGCGTGCCATGTCGGTCATGGGGATGGTATGGCCCTGAGCCATCATCGGTACCAGCACGAAGTGCGCCCTCGCGGAGCCACTCTGGCCATCGCCGCTGCCGGCGAAGGTCATGGCTGATCGGCCGTGGCAGCAAAAGTGCGAGCGGAGTCTGTcaagttgggaggacttggaagccgTGCAATGGCAACCGTAATGTATATACAGCAGCACCTGGTGCTATATCTTCCTAAGTTGAGCTGACGAGCTGACAATCGAATGGGTGCAGCGCAGCAGCAGCGTTTCAACTTGGTCACCTCTTACTAGTGATGCATGCTCTCACGTCAGTCATGGACTCCTAGTCAGCCATGTGGATGAATCTTCTTCACTTCTGAACCATCAGAAAGGGGGCATCCAGGCGGTTCGATCAGATATCGGATGGCGCAGATTAGCCCCCGCTACTGCCGAAAGAGGAGTCATTTTTATATGATTTGGACGCCATTCAATGCACTGACTTTGCTGCCCGGATGGTCTTCAGGTCTGATGCTGACTTGCCGTATATGCATGGTGCTGCTCAACTCTCAAAGCTGTGGAAGGTAGAGCCAGCCGATTCTGCCAATGATATCACACTGCATTATTTTCTTTGTGTCACCGTCAAAATTATTTTCTTTGTGTACTGTGACAGTGGGCGGGATATTTTTTTGTCCGCTTCTTGATCATATTACCTAGTCAAAGATTTACAGCGTATGATTAATGTCTGGTATCCTTTCAGGCCTTTGTAAGTGAGAAGCTTCTGCAGAGAAAAGAACCCCCATCGATTTGGAAAATACGAGTCCATTTTTTGAGTGACGCCAATGGAGGCAATGCATCGTATTCAACACTGGTATAGACTTGCTGTCGCAAAGAGGTATTCCTTTTCCGTTTTGTTTCGCTGTCTGTCCTCGCTCCTCAGCGCATCATCATGCAcacaaaaccaaataaacacaCTCTTATCTAAAAAATGCTCCTAGTTTAGTACTCCTAACAAATAACCTGTGGCGATTAGCAATGAAACAAGGTTTGTTATTATCTGATTTTATTGGATGATACTCTAAACTCTGGTGGAGCACGACCCGGAGAGTGTGTCGTTTTATATGACGGGCTCCAGGGAGCCCATTTTTGAAGAAGAAAAATCAAAATATatttaaaagaaaaaaattctacaACTACATATACAGATTCTGTAAGTACTgcttccgtaaagaaatataaaagcatttagattactaaagtagtgatgtaaacgctcttatatttctttacagagggagtatctgcGAGGTTTCATTAAATaatactccctcagttcctaaatatttgtctttttagagattcaaatggactaccacatacggatgtatatagacatattttagaggtgtagattcactcattttgctccgtatgtagtcatttgttgaaatctctagaaagacaaatatttaggaacggagggagtacaattatTTGCAGGCTACTGAAAAAAGACAAAAAACTGGCCGAAATACATCAAAGAAAAAGCACATTTAATCCATGTATGTCTTTTGTTGTACATCACATATATGTACATAAATTTCATACATATATCGGAAAGGTGCGACGGCACCCGGGTGTCTCGGCACCCTGTAATCGCGTCCATCCACTATGTATGAGGATTCGTGCTGGTAAATGTACATGTGCAGACGTGTTTCAACAGTAGAGTAATTAGGACAGATGTTTCAAGGGGACAAAGAGCGACGGGAGCTGGCAGTCATCCAGAGAAAGGCGTTGCAGGGCTAGCATGTCAAGAATCCTTTGTCGGTCCACGAGACGGATGAAATGACAACATACAGCCGCTGCATGCACCCGTTCGTTTCAGAAGAGATTCTCGTTCGCCACGTGTTGTTCAGCCTGCTTACTCCATTCTCATTTTGGTCTCTCCTTTCCGCCTGGTCAATGCAACTGTTTTTGGTAGTACAAATGTTCCTAGTAGGACTGAAAGAAGTAACCGAAAAACTTCGAGAGCCTTTGAAAAACACCGTTTTTTTCCGTTTTCAATAACTGGGGCTATTGAAGTTACCGTTAAGAGCATCTGCAACAAGGGACCAATTTTTTTGGATACCGAAATCCATTTTTTAATGAAGAGAGGTAAATTACTGAGATTAACAAGGCAAGTACTAGGCTATAGCAGGGAATTGTAGCCTTGTAGGCATCCAGGAGGTCACGGATATCACCGGGATAGGCATGTCAGGACTACGGGCGGGCCATCCTTGAAAGGACAAGGCATAGAGGTGCATGCGCTTAATGAGGTACCGATTCTGCCAATGCATCTGTTAGCTACAGTATGACTCACAAATCTCGAGGCACCATATTCTGAATGAATGGTCAGATAGGAGGGTGCCTGGACACCCGGGAACTGAAAATCCACTCTCTACATATATACTACACATATATGTGTGTATATTTGTTTCAGTTTTTTTAGATGTAGAAAATGTATTTTCGCTGAGAAAAAAGAAGAGCCCCTAGAGCCTGACCATATGCACTTTTCTGATGATCTGAATCACTATCATCAGCTGCCTGACACATTGAAGGGCAATATGGGTGCTCTGAGGTGTGGTCGCCGCATGCCACAACAAGGCTGAAGGGGCACGCACGAATTCTGATGTGGTTGGATGGTGGATTCATCCGGTAGAACCGGCTCCACTAGGATTTCATTTCGAAGAAAAACATAGCATATTATTTGTTCATACACAAGACACCTCACACATCATCATGCAAAACATTAAACACATAGACACagatcatgtggatctgataatgacACCTGGATCAGCAGGATGTTAATATATCTTCTGTCTTGACAACTGATACGTGGATCTGATGAAAGGCAGTTGGCACTCACAATAAATCACAAATTCACAATACACTACAATGAGATGCAAATGTGAATGGTCGGAGGGCAATTGAAAGGCAAATAGACTCAAGAGGCCAAGCAAATACTTGCAAATGAGGAACTAAAATCTCATACTCAAACATGCTTTTTAGAAACTTTAGCATGTATGTTTATCTTTTGAGTTCCAAGGTTTTGAATGTTTAGTCTACAGTTGGCACAACGATTCCTGTCATAGGCTCATAATAGAAAACTAGGGTTGCCGGCTTCCCTGTCATCAGTTCACCCACTTCCTTGACCTTCTGGCACTAGGCAGACGTCCAACCATGTTGCCACATTATTATTACAAAAGCGCAATCTGATTGATGTACACAAGACTCGTATGATTTTTGTGAATGGGAAGAAACATAAAAAAATTCACAATCAACCTCCCATTGAGGCTGAATGAAAGTTGTGAGGATTGAGACTTGGGAACAGGTCGTGGATATGTTCCGCCACAAAATCATGCCTTGTGAGAATTCCAACAATGGGAGGCCTCTGCATTCAACATATGAAATATGTCAGTAATGGTGGACACCTTTACAAATAAAAGGGAACTATTCCATAGTGGGAACAGTTGGTACAAAATCATATTATAATGAGTGAGAAAATGCATCACGCgtgaaaaacacacacacacacacacacataatatatatatatagtgagagagagagagagaacccttACGTATGGGGTCTTTGGAACAACCAAGAGATGCCTCAATCCTAGTTCTCGGAATAGGAGTGCAGCTTTTGCTAGTGACATTGTCTCAACCACCGTATATGGTGAGGTGTTTGCAATTGCATGGAGATCCACATACATTTGCATCTCCTCATCAGTGAAATATAGATCCTCAATTTTCAAACCCTTCCCTGACCCTGCCTTAGCAAAATCAAAGGCACCAAATCTTTCCATAACAAAGCTACCACTCATTTTCACTGGCTCCTTCATGAACATCTTGCCTTTCAGCAAAACCAATAGATGAGACCTGATCACAAGCCCAACCAACTCAGGCACTTCTGTTAGAGGTGGCTCATCAACCACTGGAAACCCATTGTGGCCCGTGATCCTCAACGCAGTAACAATGTCCCCTACCTTCTCAACACCTGAAAAGGTGATTAGTGGGCCAGACACGACATCACCAGCAACCAGATGTCTCATGTACGGTTCAGCATGAGCCTCCATGTACGGCAAACCTTTCATTACCACTATTTGATCATAAACTCCTTTGTTAAAGTTATCCGCTATGGTCTTCGATATTAGAAGAACAAGCATGACCAAAGGGAGCATTTGTAGATCGTTGGTGAGTTCTAGAAGGATCACGCAGACTGACACGGTCATTCTCATTGTTCCACCGAGAAAAGAGGCCGCACCAAGAAGCGCAAAAAGTCCAGGGTCAAGATTTGATATGGATCCCAAAAGAGTACCCACTATTCGACCGTATGTGGCTCCAGCAAGGATAACAGGGATAAAGAGACCAGATGGGACAGCAATTCCATAAGTTACAAGTCCAAGGCAATAAATTGCGACGAAGAAGATGAAAAGACTAGACATGTGGTACTCAGTTGCAGTTCCAGTGCTGAAAAGATTGCGTATGGCATCATCGTTTGTATTGAAGAAAAGTGATGCCATACCATTGTAATACCCTGGTGGGCACTGAAAGTTTTTATAGTTTCCAGAGCGACCAACGGTAGGACATTGCTCCACGGCATCCTCGGGGCATTGAGTGCACGAAGCAAGCCAAGGGAGGCCATAGGAACACATTGATGTGATAACTGATACTATTATAGTGAGAAGGATCTTGGATGGAGCACCTCTCCTGCAGACAGATGAAGAACGTCAGATGATATCACATCATAAACTAGGTATAGAAAACAGAAAAGTTATGCAATCACATTTACTATTACAATTCATCCTCGGCACTTACTCGTTGATAATACTGTAAACACGAAGAATTTTATCCAAGAGAAAGTTGAAGAGGCCTCCGAATATACCACCAATTATTCCAAGGAGAATTATTGCAAGTAGATCCGGACTACTATAGGTTGCAACAGTTGAACTGAGATCAAACATAATCAATCCACCTTGCCCAAAGAGGCCACACTTTCCACTGCGACAGAACTCAATCAGAGTCCTCAACACGACAGCCACAACAGCAGTTGTAAAGAATGCTCTCCATAAAAGAGCACTTCGCCACCTGTAAAATGAAGTTGAAAAAAATAAAACACATTAAAATGTATTCTCGTGGCTAGCAATTTAagttttttcaaaaataaactaACATTTTGAAGATAAACATGTAGGTTAACAGTACATAACTATGGTGGTACTAGTTTGGTTCTGCATATTTATCGGTTGGCCCAATCACTGTAACTACATATCCAACTAATGATTCTTGTCAAACACTATATATGAAATACACTTCAAGTCAATATTAGACAAGGAAATATGAATCCTAGAATCTCATGACTAATGTGGTTGTGATTTGTAGAAACCTACAAAAGACAATGAACGCCCCAAAGTAACAGATGATAATTTGCCATGAAAAGGTTATTACCATGATGCTGCTTCCTCAAGAGCAAACAGGACGCCACCAACAGGTGCGCGGAAGGCAGCGGCCACTCCAGCTGCGCACCCACACGTAATCAAATCCCGCCTATCCCTGTCGTTCTTGAAATACCTCAGCCAATTGCATGTAAGATGGTACTTGCGTGACCCTCCCTGACCAAGTAAGTTTGCAATGCACGCCCCCGTATGTACCATTGGACCTTCCTTTCCAAGTACAAATCCAGCTGAAACTCCAAGTATTGAACCAAATATCTACAAATCAGTAGAAGATTTCATGACAAAGAAAAGGGTTATGCGATAACATAGAAGAGTAGAATGCACAACGTGGAACTGGTAGAACATGTTTTCAATTGTCAGTGTAGAATGATATGCCAAAGGAAGACAACTTATCAAAAAAAAATTGAATAAAAAATCTTTTGCAGTTTTTTTCACAAAAGGTGTTGAGGTAATATGTTGCTATTTACTAGCATAAGAAATCTTAGGTACAGTCAAGTGTAGGcattaatagtactccctccgttccaaattactcgtcgtggttttagttcaaatttgtactaaaaccacgacgagtaatttggaacggagggagtagtagttagtACTACCaccagtgtaaaagtttgcacacTTACAAAATGTCAAATGATGTCTCACTTGTTTGTCTTTTGGGCATCACACCTCGTGGATTTGTTAAGTCACGAACTTTGTAGAGTATTTTATTGTTTTCAATGAAATTAAATTAATAAGATTGCCCTGTTGTAGATGAAGCTCTAAATTTGTTCAtaattattactccctctgttccaaaatacatggtgtattagtcttttcaaaagtcaaacctgtgcatgtttgaccaagtttttagaaaaaAATGTGAATATATACAATACCAATTTTGTATCATTAGATCCATTATGAAAAATAGTTTCacaatttatttattttgtattcgcatgttcatattttattctataatGTTGGTCAAACA is from Triticum aestivum cultivar Chinese Spring chromosome 3A, IWGSC CS RefSeq v2.1, whole genome shotgun sequence and encodes:
- the LOC123060507 gene encoding UDP-glycosyltransferase 73C1, which produces MTFAGSGDGQSGSARAHFVLVPMMAQGHTIPMTDMARLLAEHGMQVSFITTPVNAARLEGFTADVKAAGLAVQLVELHFPTAEFGLPDGCENLDMIQSKNLFLNFMETCAALQEPLMAYLREQQRSPPSCIISDMMHWWTGDIARELGIPRLTFSGFCGFSSLVRYIIIHKNVLEHVTDDNELITIPGFPTPLELMKAKLPGTLSVPGMEQIHEKMFEEELRCDGEITNSFKELEALYIESFEQITRKKVWTVGPMCLCHRSSNTMAARGNKASMDEAQCLQWLDSRKPGSVIFVSFGSLACTTPQQLVELGMGLEASKKPFIWVIKAGPKFPEVEEWLADGFEERVKDRGMIIRGWAPQVMILWHQAIGGFVTHCGWNSTIEGICAGVPMITWPHFAEQFLNEKLVVDVLKLGVEVGVQGVPQWGSEQQEVMVTRDAVETAVNTLMGEGEATEELRMRAEECAIMARRAFDEEGSSYNNVRLLIQEMRNKTNACR
- the LOC123060504 gene encoding chloride channel protein CLC-c isoform X1; translation: MDGGQSPRPQQHHRTPEREGNNNHNIEGMDGAAEGDWWQNSSSNALLRYDDRGSICEPLMRKRTINTTSQIAIVGANICPIESLDYEVVENNLFKQDWRSRKKKQIFQYIVMKWTLVLLIGLLTGLVGFFNNLAVENIAGLKLLITSDLMLKQRYFTAFLAYGGSNLVLAAAAAAICAYIAPAAAGSGIPEVKAYLNGVDAYSILAPSTLFVKIFGSILGVSAGFVLGKEGPMVHTGACIANLLGQGGSRKYHLTCNWLRYFKNDRDRRDLITCGCAAGVAAAFRAPVGGVLFALEEAASWWRSALLWRAFFTTAVVAVVLRTLIEFCRSGKCGLFGQGGLIMFDLSSTVATYSSPDLLAIILLGIIGGIFGGLFNFLLDKILRVYSIINERGAPSKILLTIIVSVITSMCSYGLPWLASCTQCPEDAVEQCPTVGRSGNYKNFQCPPGYYNGMASLFFNTNDDAIRNLFSTGTATEYHMSSLFIFFVAIYCLGLVTYGIAVPSGLFIPVILAGATYGRIVGTLLGSISNLDPGLFALLGAASFLGGTMRMTVSVCVILLELTNDLQMLPLVMLVLLISKTIADNFNKGVYDQIVVMKGLPYMEAHAEPYMRHLVAGDVVSGPLITFSGVEKVGDIVTALRITGHNGFPVVDEPPLTEVPELVGLVIRSHLLVLLKGKMFMKEPVKMSGSFVMERFGAFDFAKAGSGKGLKIEDLYFTDEEMQMYVDLHAIANTSPYTVVETMSLAKAALLFRELGLRHLLVVPKTPYRPPIVGILTRHDFVAEHIHDLFPSLNPHNFHSASMGG
- the LOC123060504 gene encoding chloride channel protein CLC-c isoform X2, encoding MVPHVHVAVKIHEHGPGGSLSAAIGSQIQWLTGAHITGAPKLPYHLILSLCQEDDKRRGQMDGGQSPRPQQHHRTPEREGNNNHNIEGMDGAAEGDWWQNSSSNALLRYDDRGSICEPLMRKRTINTTSQIAIVGANICPIESLDYEVVENNLFKQDWRSRKKKQIFQYIVMKWTLVLLIGLLTGLVGFFNNLAVENIAGLKLLITSDLMLKQRYFTAFLAYGGSNLVLAAAAAAICAYIAPAAAGSGIPEVKAYLNGVDAYSILAPSTLFVKIFGSILGVSAGFVLGKEGPMVHTGACIANLLGQGGSRKYHLTCNWLRYFKNDRDRRDLITCGCAAGVAAAFRAPVGGVLFALEEAASWWRSALLWRAFFTTAVVAVVLRTLIEFCRSGKCGLFGQGGLIMFDLSSTVATYSSPDLLAIILLGIIGGIFGGLFNFLLDKILRVYSIINERGAPSKILLTIIVSVITSMCSYGLPWLASCTQCPEDAVEQCPTVGRSGNYKNFQCPPGYYNGMASLFFNTNDDAIRNLFSTGTATEYHMSSLFIFFVAIYCLGLVTYGIAVPSGLFIPVILAGATYGRIVGTLLGSISNLDPGLFALLGAASFLGGTMRMTVSVCVILLELTNDLQMLPLVMLVLLISKTIADNFNKGVYDQIVVMKGLPYMEAHAEPYMRHLVAGDVVSGPLITFSGVEKVGDIVTALRITGHNGFPVVDEPPLTEVPELVGLVIRSHLLVLLKGKMFMKEPVKMSGSFVMERFGAFDFAKAGSGKGLKIEDLYFTDEEMQMYVDLHAIANTSPYTVVETMSLAKAALLFRELGLRHLLVVPKTPYRPPIVGILTRHDFVAEHIHDLFPSLNPHNFHSASMGG